The following are encoded together in the Oncorhynchus nerka isolate Pitt River linkage group LG23, Oner_Uvic_2.0, whole genome shotgun sequence genome:
- the c1d gene encoding nuclear nucleic acid-binding protein C1D yields MAEDIPVEDYPTEIEEQLTGFESSVGAVNNMVQTILSMPRNELVKKLDPLEQAKLDLMSAYSLNSLFWMYLVTQGINPKEHAIKQELERIRTYMNRVKEITDRRKAARLDKAAASRFLRNALWTLEEGRSKDTPGGDPQDTPGRAPQHTPGRGQHRPDRGQRTPGRGQHRPDRGQRTPGRGQHTPGRGQRTPGRGQHTPGRGQQKSFDGHQSKGPKLS; encoded by the exons ATGGCAGAGGACATCCCTGTGGAAGACTACCCTACTGAGATTGAGGAGCAGCTCACAGGGTTTGAGTCATCAGTCGGTGCTGTCAACAACATGGTGCAGACCATCCTATCCATGCCAAGAAATGAGCTGGTGAAAAAA CTGGATCCTCTGGAACAAGCCAAGCTGGACCTAATGTCTGCATATAGCCTCAACTCTCTTTTCTGGA tgtacttggtCACACAAGGAATAAACCCAAAAGAACATGCAATCAAACAGGAGTTG GAGAGGATCAGGACGTATATGAACCGTGTGAAGGAGATCACTGACAGGAGGAAAGCAGCCCGTCTGGACAAAGCAGCGGCGTCTCGCTTCCTCAGGAACGCATTGTGGACACTTGAGGAAGGGAGGTCAAAGGACACGCCGGGTGGTGACCCTCAGGACACGCCGGGACGTGCCCCCCAGCACACACCAGGTCGCGGCCAGCACAGGCCAGATCGCGGCCAACGCACGCCAGGTCGCGGCCAGCACAGGCCAGATCGCGGCCAACGCACGCCAGGTCGCGGCCAGCACACGCCAGGTCGCGGTCAACGCACGCCAGGTCGCGGCCAACACACGCCAGGTCGCGGCCAGCAGAAAAGCTTTGATGGCCATCAGTCAAAAGGACCCAAACTCAGCTGA